The Vigna unguiculata cultivar IT97K-499-35 chromosome 1, ASM411807v1, whole genome shotgun sequence nucleotide sequence TCAGCAAGGAGCTCAGGACACATGTAATTTGGAGTTCCAACAACCTACACAGGATACAAGTATGCAAACAAAAAACAGGTATCACTATGTGAATCAAGTTAGGCATCATTTACCTTTATCAATAAAAGGTTCaaagcaaatatatatatatatatatatatatatatatatatgcagaAATTAATCTCTTTTGGCTGAACCATATTATTCCCCAACCCGAAGTTATTTCTCCAAAATACTGAGACCCATTTAATATTGTCAGCTGAGATGCGTCAAATACTAGGCATGACAGCCAATTTCCATTGGATAAAATACAGGTAACTTCCATCCTAGATGGAGGCATTAGATAAAAAAGCTAACATAGCACACGTGTACCATACCGAGGAAGTAAGGTCTTCTGCATTAAGTCGCTTTGCAAGACCAAAGTCACCTGTAAGGATCATGCAATAAACATATTTCTTCAGAAAACAGTTTTTGAAAGCCAAAAGTTCAGTTTTCAAGGAATAATACTACATACCAAGCCGAATGTTGTTGTCTTTGGTGAGGAATATGTTGGAACACTGAAATTACATGAAGTAGCATTAGTGTAAAAATTATAACAGAATTCTTGATCAGCATAAGCAAATGAATATGCAATACCTTAAGATCTCTGTGGATTACACGATTAGAGTGCAAGTAGTCAACGGCTATCAACAACTGAGTCAGCCATTTGCAGACTTTCTGCGGGAAGAATTGACAAGTCAGGGTGGGTAAGGAACAGTCATAAGAGGAATTATCAAGGAAGAGCAGATTAAATGTATTCATTACCTCCTCAGGAAAAAATGACCCTCGAGCTTTCTTTATGTTATCTGCCCTGCTCCACAAAGAATGTAGAATTCATGATTAGGACTTCACATTACCGCTTGTATTTGTTCTTTCTAGCATATAAATGCACGCATGTAGACTATGTTGCATGAATACAAGACCCACAGAATCCCAATTACTATAAGTGTATTTCATCTCAAAAATAACGATGCAGACAGTCAATATATCTGTCTATCAAACTTCTACATGGAAAGGATACTACGGACACTGCAAAAATTCAACATCAATCAACAAGGACTCTTTCCAGATCTCCATGATATGTATTGATTACAGAACATGTTTATGCCAAATTTTCAAAAGGAGGTTCCTGTGCCTTTTCCAACACCTTAACCTTTTAGGTCAAGGATCAGTTTTAAAATTCAGTTCTTGTCATTCTGTCTTATAATTAAAAACCATTATAACAGTTTGATTACTCCTTAGATAGCAGCTTTTATATTGTCAACATTGCAATTCCAGTAGGTCTTCATCTAAAATAACGTGTTAGGAGTTTGAGTACCATTCTGTTATCCTTGTTTAATAGATTACACTTTTTGGTTTAACATTTAGAAAGTATGTATTTAATAAATCTTTTCTTTCCTCTTGAGATTAATTGAAAAGTAATAAGCTCAAATCCTTAATTTATGCAAGAAAGAAACATGTTACTAACAGAGATTGTTTTACTTACATGTCACCTCCTTCACAATAGCCAGTTATAATGCATATGTGGTCCtcctacaaaatataaaatatcagaaACATGCCTATGAAGTGTGGTTAGATCAGAATGAGCTGATTGTCTGTAAATATTCAAACTTAGTTTTTCATCTCTATATAAATGTATGactgaaaagttttaaattaagaaGAAAAGTAGTCCCTACCTTCTCCACCCAAGCATCTTTGTACTCCACAATGTATGGGTTATTCAGCTTTGCAATCAGGTTCATCTATTACAGAGAACTGAGTCACTTTTATGTTGGTAGAAAGAAAACAATCATTTGAAATCAGCTTCACACAACCTCTTAGGATTTGATTAAAAAGCATGAgatcattattaaaaatatccaCTTATATCTATTAAAATGGCATTTGGctcaaaaatgaaaatgacatGGCATATGGTGTTCACAGCACTTTGTGAGCATAATAACATTCACAAAACAAACATCATCTTGTCTGTAAGTTTGATCAACCATGAGACAACAATAATGAGTAGCATATATCCTACCagatttcataaataaaaattaattcagtTTGAGTTTACTAAAgtaaatttctttgtttttgcaGTGAAGATTCAATTTCATGATTTAACTAAATATCAGGCAACACGTTTATTTGCGGTATCAAAGAGGCATAGCCAGCAATGTCATATTCCTAAATTATTatggaaatgaaaaataaaatattgaaaagggCAAACAGATAGTTAAGTTGGCCTGATTCatgcaaagaaaataaaatagattaaaacaaaagttaaataaataattgcattaTGGACACCTAGGATTCCTCAGGTGGAAGGATTTGTTACACCAACCTCTTGGTGTGCAGTACGTTTGAACTTCTCTGTCTGTTTGGCCAACCGAATCTTTTTCAGCACATACCTACCGAGGATATGAAATTATGAGACATTATGAGAATGAGTCACAATTGAAGATGAAAGGCTGACTGAACTGAATGAAAAGGCTGGATTTTCATCGCCAACAATTAAAGACCAACATCCAAAATAGGAAAAACCAAAAACTTTTTCAAACTTTCTTCCTATGGTTGTCCATCATTTAACTGAAAAAATCAATTTCCAAGTTTCAACAGTCCATGTTCCACTGTTTAGTAGGAAAATTATTGAAGCACAAAAGCTCTAactgccatcaaacttctcagGCTTCAACTCCAACAATTAAACACAAAAGTCTctaaaaaagttgaattttttccTCATGGGGCTGTCCATTTTCGAACTGGAAAAATAAATGGATCCTCAAACCGTTTATGTAAGCATAGATGAAGCAGTGAAAGGTGTCATTGACCTACCTCTTTTTCTCGGACTTGTGAAGAACGAGGAAGGCAGAGCCAAAAGCCCCTCTTCCAATTTGCTCTATCACTTCATAGTCTTCCATCTTTTTGGACTTGGTGTCACCGTTCTCTGTCTCCATAGAAAATTCCAGAAGGTAGAAGACAGAGGGTGAAGAAGCAGTGAAGCAGCAGATCCTGATTTGCTACTACGAACTtgggaaagaaaaagaaagaaaagattcTTTATGGCAaagtgtgtgtgagtgtgaatTCTACTACCAAACCTTTCTACCCTTTTTTTCATCCAAGTGCTGTAATTGAAGACACCCCCTGTATGCTGAAGGGCATTAATTGGGCAAAGTAAATGTATCCTTATGGAATGAATTTTGGGGACTATTCAATAGGTCGTAGCAACCATATGAAGGGCTTCACATGAAAGATGAGTAAAGCCACATTCCACAATTATGACACTAAACTACCTCCTCAGAAGACACAattggagagagagagagagagagagaaagagaactCTGGTAAAGTAGAATATATCACCACCAAGAAAATTGAAAGGTTATGAGTTAACTTACCCAAAACAAAAGAACATGTAGAGAGAGAATGGGGACATTGCAACAAGGTCAAGTACAGACTATATATATACCAAGGACGTGGTTTCACATTTACATATTCTTCTCTTAAATTTTTAGTCAAACCAATATTGGGTTTATGAAACTTACCAGAGTCAAAAACAGATTTTACCAccaaaaataagattatttctGAGTAAAGTTTATGcatcaaaaacaaaattagaacttgAACATGTATATAGTAACTGTACTAACCTTcgataaatgttttttaatgttGACACAAGAGTTGTAGTGGTGAGCGTATCATGGGTGCAACCCCACACAATGACTGAAAAGAAAATGGGGCTGGGGTAAAGGGCATTGGAGGACAGAACTTAAAGGTGGCAGGTGTGGTGTggaaaactaaagaaaaaggaaaagtctTGCTTGCGTTTGCAGACTCATGGGAGATCGTTCAAAACAAGGAATGTTCTTAGCTCGCAGATGTGATGTCACACTCCGTGTACCtcaataaaaaaagattaaatattgaatacaatctttattaaaagtattaaagaaaatatatttttgttcgtGGTTAATTAGATAAGTATTCTTATTTGTTTatctaaagtttttttttatttaatttattaaagaatgaaaattatatcaatttgaTATAAGAGAATTAAGGTTTACATGtcttttttttatgtcattttaaTATTGTTCAAGATCTTAATTTTATGCTTGAATGAGATTGTTCCCGTTTTTTTCTCGATTAATGTTTAATTGAGGTTGCTTTCTGTTGCTCCGACTAGATTTGCTTCGACCATTATCATGTTTAAAAGATTTAGAAGTTTAAAAAAGGATTCCAAGAGATGGTAATGAGGTACAATAACTTCATTTGTAGGTGTATGGATCTTGTGCCATTCCACATACTGAACTTCGACACTGCAACACATTCAAAGTAAGTTTCAATGAAATAAACACAAATGCAAAGAGGTTGATTCGCCTAAGATAGTGACCGACGAGGTTGACAAATATGTTCTTCTCGTTATTAGTGCACCAAACAACTCAAGAATCAAATTCTGATATAACAAAAACGGGAGAAGTCTAGAGTAATGACTTGAAATTGAGAGAACGTGAGACTTGATTTCAGTTTAGTTGTTCTGCATCAAAATGACGTTGAGTTCCGCATCAAGTGatataaaattgacaaaaattgattctctaatataaaacataaaatcaatctatgtttgattttcaaaatcaattaaagaatgaataaaatattatgttaaatGAGCTGCGttaaaaaattgattcaactaaaatcaattttccAATGCAAAAACAATTTCCAGAACCAAATGACAAATTGTTTTGAGAGGATGAATCCAAATAACACGtcaataacaaagcaacaactAGGAGCaccaaagaaaataaatcataaCAACATTGCATATATGCATGAAACACAttctttttatgtaaaaaaactCCTCAATGTAAGGGTGAAAACAATAATTCAtccatacaaaaaaaaaaagttcactGTGGtctataaaaagtataaaagtgTCTCTAATAAGTAATCATAATTGATGGTTCACTTTAGTAACCAACTATGTATTTTGATATACAGGTATTTTGATAAATAAGTATAACTACTAAGATAcacatttacaaattaattataaaagaaaaagcaaaacaatatataaaaagaaaaatacactcATTATCATAGAACTTTTTATaagaaatgttattttaatttcttatataagTTTGCTCATGTCTCGTTAACCTAGATTCAATCGAAAATACATCCATTTATGAACCactcaaattatttaaaaataaacaaattcatCAAAATTGGGCCAAAGAGTAAATAGTctacaaaaagtaaataaactaataaaagttGCGTGGGTTTGTGCTAGTATAGTGCGCTGGCCAACCACCGTAGCTGGTCCAAAGGCATAATTGTGGTTTAATTTAACAACTCCACCTTTTTAGAGGCCtagaatttttgttttgtttaaagtTCGATGTAATGATATGATTAGTTTTAAATTAAGTACTCATAGCGAGTGTGTTGATTTATGCAAATATGACAGATCAGCAACAATTTGTTGCATATTTGCTCAACTTAGGTGGAAATCCAGTTTATTTAGCTCTAAGAAATGTGCTTAAGAACTAACAAAAAAGTTTCAACTGCTAATTTGGTGATCATGGTGTCAGATCAAAACCTAATTAGTTTGTTTAACGAAGCAGTAAAAGATGAAGGTGCAATGTCATTATCATAGTAGACCATAGAGGGCCTGCCACACGATATAGGTTTTACAACATATTATTCTCGCAAACAAGAAAGTCAAgtcaataatagtaataataatagtaccAACATCAAACGAAAACAAAACCGCAAGATTGGAATTTTCGTTATTCTGATGAAGCTGACGCAAGGAATTATAATCTAAAACTCTATTAAGATAATGAAATGCTCTAAACCgaagcacaatttttattaaagaataaagtTGTACGTTTTGAAAAAATACATCTAGGTTTTATCTTTTCataaatcaataaaacaaaGTAATGGAGTGATCCTCCATATTCTCATCATTGCCCCTTTCCTTTTGCTTTCCGAGTTAAATACTTTCACTCAGATGAGATCTTTCTTTTAGTTGTCGGAGACAGCAAGGACCTAATAAAATTGCTAGAAGAGACAGCAAGCAGTTACTGATGAGAACAGTTACTGGTGAAGTAGTATTTATCTGGACATCAACCGCAGTTCTCTCATGTGCTGCTCCGAATGTTACAATTACCATTTTCCTAGCAAAAGCAACTATGCAGTGTCGGCAGCAATCATTCCCGTGTCTTTGCTTTTTAAAACTGACCAGCAgatccaaaatttcattaaaaaacctATAAGCTTTTGATTTGATCATCAAGATACTTATGGCATAATGGATAGGTGATAGGGAAATAACAGTGTGCTAGGAACTAGGCCTAGACAGATGAGCAAGACATAACTGGGACATGTTTGACGATTCCCGTTTTAAACAGCTTGTGTTGTGCTTTCCCAACTATGCATGCAGAGAAAATGTAATGCTGAGAATCGCAATTCCTTCTAATTGTCCATTTTGGGCCTACATCATTGGGCTTCATTCATGTCCATATCACATTCGCTACCAAAAATATGTGCAAGCACAACAAATCGATTTACAATCAATTTACAGAAATCATTTGTACTAAAGTTTTAACCAGTGGAAACTCAATTTTAAGCGTATCAACCTTGATACCAATCACTTGCCGTAGCAGCAAAGTAATAAAATGGTCCCATCTCagttttgaaaatgaacaaATAACATCAACttacaaattgaaaacaacaCCCCTTTAGGTCTGCTAAATACACCAACATTTGAAAACTAAAAGACAGGAGCCAACGTAATGTCACAGACAAATTTACTATACAGTATACACTtgcttatattatttttactttcgcTTGGATTGTTTTGACTTTTTAGAGGATCTACCGGTTTCTAGCTTTCTCCGTGTAGCTTCAAACTCCTCTTCGGAGGGTTCCGGCATATCACCTCCACCATATTTTGAAACTAAAGATGAGAACATTGAATCAAACTGGCCTTTCCTCTCGTTTTGGCGTTGTGCTATCATTGCATATAGATCTGTTTCTGACTGCTTATTAGACCTGTAGAAAACAATGGATCATTCTTAAACTAGAACATAAATAGCACTAGTAATGCAAACACCTGCTTGATCAACTTACTTTTCCCTCTTCAAAGGATTTGGAGGCGGTTTGGTTTCAGATATTTCCTTAGCCCATTTCTGGTAGGCTTTTGTTGTCTTTAGTTCTCCTGCAGGATATGAAGAGAAAATCAATAATCATCTAGGAAAAAGTTAAACAACCCAAGAATGTAATGGACTCTGTCATGACATCGCATGTTAGTATACTGATTCACTAACCTAATgcttaaaagttaaaagttaaaagtgAAGTAAATTTATGCCATTTTCTTATTGGCTTTAACAATCAAAATACACTTTTTCctgcaaataaatttaaagtctAGAGCAAATGTCTACCTAATACCCTAGTTAACAAAACATAGTTAATATCCTTACCAGCAGCTATAGCCTCATCAAGAATATCTTTGAATCGGTGCGAGTCAAATTTAGGATCTGAACAAAGCATTGAACAAAAAAGCCTGCAAAATGGAGTTAACTCCTGATATCAAACTCAAGCTTTTCAAATATGGCTCATGTACATCACAAATTTACAATGCTTTCTTACCTATTCATGTTACCCTTGCACTTCTTGTACAAATCAATCAAATCATTCTTTTCAGAGTCAGATCCCCTATAATTCGCTTCAAACTCTTCAATATCAGCTTCCGTGACCTATAGCACATTTTTAAGCACCACATAGATAAACACTAATGAACATAAATACACCACAATGAATCAGAAAACAGAATATCGTAAGGAAACAAATACCTTCTTGTACATTGTTCTGAAGAACTCTTGAAGATTCCGAACATCTCCAGCAAGGTcctgatttaaaaaaataattattattaaatgaattataGTCTAAGACTTGTGGCTAAAGTATCCTGAATGCTACCCTTCCATCGTAtaacactttttaaaataattagaagcaTTCAGTAAAGAAAACCTAACTTCATTTGAATGTATTGTAAACCTGGTGTCTTTAAGAATGGTTTCTCCTATGACAGTTAATAGAACAAAAGGATTTCAGCTCTAATTCTTTCATCCC carries:
- the LOC114194380 gene encoding chaperone protein dnaJ 6-like; protein product: MTQKKKARVSDDEEMDVQGDETSLYQVLGVERTASQQEIKKAYYKLALRLHPDKNPGDEEAKEKFQQLQKVISILGDEEKRALYDQTGCVDDDDLAGDVRNLQEFFRTMYKKVTEADIEEFEANYRGSDSEKNDLIDLYKKCKGNMNRLFCSMLCSDPKFDSHRFKDILDEAIAAGELKTTKAYQKWAKEISETKPPPNPLKREKSNKQSETDLYAMIAQRQNERKGQFDSMFSSLVSKYGGGDMPEPSEEEFEATRRKLETGRSSKKSKQSKRK